In Vespula vulgaris chromosome 7, iyVesVulg1.1, whole genome shotgun sequence, a single window of DNA contains:
- the LOC127064970 gene encoding actin-interacting protein 1 — protein MSYETKYIFAALPKTQRGQPLVLGGDPKGKNFLYTNGNSVIIRNIDNPAIADIYTEHSCPVNLAKYSPSGFYIASGDQSGKVRIWDTVNKEHILKNEFHPIGGPIKDIAWSPDSQRMVVVGEGRERFGHVFMAETGTSVGEISGQSKSINSCDFRPTRPFRLITGSEDNTIAVFEGPPFKFKMTKQEHTRFVQAVRYSPSGNLFASAGFDGKVFIYDGTTSDLVGEVGSPSHQGGVYGVSWKPDGTQLLTASGDKTCRLWDVETRSLISEFNMGTTVDDQQVSCLWQGVHLLSVSLSGFINYLDVNNPSKPIRIIKGHNKPITVLTLSPDRSTIYTGSHDGYITSWNAETGENDRVRGNGHGNQINGMKAAKNILYTAGIDDTLRSVDIETCAYSDNSIKLDSQPRGLDVFEDKVIVASVRQVIVTQDGRKVSSTPTEYEPSCVSINQDNADVAIGSASDNKVYIYGLVGTTLTQKTEVVHLGPVTDVAYSPDNKYLVACDANRKVVLYAVPEYKPAHNREWGFHNARVNCVAWSRDSEMVASGSLDTTIIIWSVSNPAKHTIIKNAHPQSQITRLVWLDEETLISVGQDCNTKMWRIEKI, from the exons ATGTCATATGAAACAA aatatatatttgctGCATTGCCCAAGACACAAAGAGGGCAACCTCTTGTACTAGGTGGAGatccaaaaggaaaaaatttcttatataccAATGGTAATAGTGTCATCATCAGAAATATTGAT AATCCAGCAATTGCTGATATTTATACAGAACATTCTTGCCCTGTAAACCTTGCCAAATATTCTCCAAGTGGTTTTTATATAGCATCAGGTG atcaaTCTGGAAAAGTACGTATTTGGGATACTGTGAATAAAgaacatattttaaaaaatgaatttcatcCAATTGGTGGACCAATCAAAGACATTGCTTGGTCGCCCGACAGTCAACGCATGGTTGTAGTCGgtgaaggaagagagag ATTTGGACATGTATTTATGGCAGAAACTGGTACATCTGTGGGTGAAATATCTGGTCAAAGTAAGTCTATCAACTCTTGTGACTTCAGACCGACAAGACCATTTAGATTGATTACTGGTAGTGAAGATAATACTATTGCTGTTTTTGAGGGCCCACCATTTAAGTTCAA AATGACGAAACAAGAACACACCCGTTTCGTGCAAGCTGTACGTTATTCGCCAAGTGGAAATTTATTTGCATCTGCAGGCTTTGATGGgaaagtatttatatacgatGGAACAACGTCTGATCTTGTCGGTGAAGTTGGCTCTCCTTCACATCAAGGTGGTGTTTACGGG gTCAGCTGGAAACCAGATGGCACTCAATTATTAACAGCATCAGGAGATAAAACGTGTAGATTATGGGATGTAGAAACTCGATCCTTAATTAGTGAATTTAATATGGGAACTACGGTTGATGATCAACAA GTTAGTTGTTTGTGGCAAGGTGTACACTTATTATCTGTTTCTCTCAGTGGATTTATCAATTACTTGGATGTTAATAATCCTTCAAAAcctataagaataataaag ggTCATAACAAGCCAATTACTGTTCTAACATTGAGCCCTGACAGATCAACCATTTACACAGGATCTCACGATGGTTACATAACTAGTTGGAATGCAGAAACAGGCGAAAATGATCGTGTACGAGGAAACGGTCATGGAAATCAAATTAATGGAATGAAAGCTGccaagaatattttatacactGCTGGCATTGATGATACTTTAAGGTCTGTAGACATAGAAACGTGTGCGTATTCAGATAACTCTATCAAATTGGATTCTCAACCACGAGGCTTAGATGTTTTCGAGGATAAGGTTATTGTCGCTTCTGTACGGCAG GTAATAGTTACACAAGATGGTCGAAAAGTATCAAGTACACCGACCGAATATGAACCGTCATGTGTGTCAATTAATCAAGATAACGCGGACGTAGCTATAGGATCGGCATCAGACAATAAA GTTTATATTTATGGATTAGTAGGAACAACTTTAACACAAAAGACTGAAGTAGTACATTTAGGTCCAGTTACTGATGTTGCATACAGTCCtgacaataaatatttagtaGCCTGTGACGCAAATCGAAAAGTTGTCCTTTATGCTGTTCCAGAGTATaag CCTGCTCACAATAGAGAATGGGGTTTCCATAATGCAAGAGTAAATTGTGTTGCATGGTCACGTGATTCAGAAATGGTTGCTAGTGGAAGTTTAGACactacgattattatttggaGCGTATCCAATCCAGCCAAGCATacgattataaaaa ATGCTCATCCGCAAAGTCAAATTACACGTTTAGTTTGGTTGGATGAAGAAACTTTGATATCAGTTGGTCAGGACTGTAATACTAAAATGTGgcgtatagaaaaaatttaa
- the LOC127065139 gene encoding protein abrupt has protein sequence MEGQQFCLRWHNFQNTLLSSLPKLLDGGHLTDVTLSAGGRHIHAHKIILSACSYYFKELFKDLSSLQHPVIILPGMEYGNLCALVTFMYSGEVNIYQEQLPALLAMANTLHIRGLADIGGKNPRHDNGLCVQSPVTTQPPEKTLVEETIKKETKDCVTGTESIESLSMPEVVPNLEEESYNEQESIPYCVKTTPYYSINAKLNQREKVPGLINASSNKYIEKGYTDNAMDETASVSEDMNTLRTDVKPPIWDSNFKFLGSTASNRTSHIYNKSSVTCHVCGKQLSNQYNLRVHMETHSNSSYSCTACSHVSRSRDALRKHISYRHPVATPQKRSRYNTPKQ, from the exons ATGGAAGGACAACAGTTTTGTTTACGGTGgcataattttcaaaatactcTATTGAGTTCTTTGCCAAAGTTACTTGACGGTGGGCATTTAACAGATGTTACTTTAAGTGCAGGAGGAAGACACATTCATGctcataaaattatactttcgGCTTGTAgttattatttcaaagaattgtttaag GACTTAAGCTCTTTACAGCATCCAGTCATCATATTACCAGGCATGGAATATGGAAATTTGTGTGCATTAGTTACATTTATGTACAGTGgagaagtaaatatttatcaagagCAATTACCTGCACTTTTAGCTATGGCAAATACTTTACATATTCGTGGCTTAGCTGATATTGGTGGG AAAAATCCAAGGCATGATAATGGCTTATGCGTTCAATCTCCTGTGACAACTCAACCTCCAGAGAAGACACTGGTTgaagaaacaataaagaaagaaactaaagACTGCGTGACTGGGACAGAATCGATAGAATCACTATCAATGCCTGAAGTTGTGCCTAATTTGGAAGAAGAATCTTATAATGAACAAGAAAGTATACCATATTGTGTAAAGACAACGCcgtattattcgataaatgCAAAATTAAACCAGAGAGAAAAGGTACCTGGTCTTATTAATGCATCATCCAACAAATACATTGAGAAAGGGTATACAGATAATGCGATGGATGAAACTGCTTCAGTATCAGAAGATATGAACACATTGCGAACAGACGTAAAACCGCCTATTTGGGATTCAAACTTCAAGTTCCTTGGCTCAACCGCATCTAATAGAACTTCACACATTTACAATAAATCTAGTGTTACATGTCACGTTTGTGGTAAACAATTAAGTAATCAATACAATTTACGAGTGCACATGGAAACTCACAGTAACAGCTCATACAGTTGCACAGCATGCTCACACGTCTCACGGTCACGGGATGCTTTAAGAAAACATATTTCATATAGACATCCAGTAGCTACACCCCAAAAACGTTCACGGTACAACACTCCAAAACAATAG
- the LOC127064974 gene encoding putative Dol-P-Glc:Glc(2)Man(9)GlcNAc(2)-PP-Dol alpha-1,2-glucosyltransferase, whose product MILLKGNSQSIYYSIYKYVLFIIFVISTASLFIYLNRIQPHYFIDEMFHIPQTLQYCDGNFTVWDSKITTLPGLYFLSAAILSPVNLCNILYIRCINLFGTFANLYLTYSLMKQIHKNKWEDWMQLEIAYNITMFPPLFFWFFLYYTDVVSVNIVLLMLLLHFRTYYKISAFVGLLSILIRQTNVIWVIFLAMERLVDLLHQHMQKPITSNVINTPIHLKLLWKSIMDKVNIGKISFIKFLIEISINLFPYIIVGVIFLIFLIWNGGIVVGDHTAHVPVIHISQLFYFSVFIFSFLWPYMIPHYLKFFQNIQNHWILSSLIFALITVIVHCNTLVHPYVLADNRHYTFYIWNKFMGKYVIFRYILIPVYCFTIYSTLYGISHIRFATQINFIFCTVIVLIPQLLLEPRYFIIPYIFYRLSMRKPKTWQIVMESFTNSIINFLQFFIFVNKVFYWEDQTYPQRISW is encoded by the exons atgatattattaaaaggaaattctcaatcaatatattattcgatatataaatatgtcttatttatcatattcGTTATAAGTACTGCatcactttttatatatttaaatagaatccAACcacattattttattgatgAAATGTTTCATATACCTCAAACTTTGCAGTATTGTGATGGAAATTTTACAGTG tGGGATTCTAAAATAACAACTTTACCTGGCCTATATTTTCTTAGTGCTGCAATATTATCTCCTGTAAATCtttgtaatatattgtatataagatGTATCAATTTATTTGGTACATTCGCAAATCTTTACCTTACTTATTCTTTGATGaaacaaatacataaaaataagtgGGAAGACTGGATGCAGTTAGAAATagcatataatattacaatgttCCCTCCATTGTTTTTCTggttttttctatattatacgGATGTTGTATCTGTTAACATCGTTTTGTTgatgttattattacattttcgaacatattacaaaatttcagCTTTCGTtg GATTATTAAGTATACTGATCAGACAAACAAATGTCATTTGGGTTATATTTCTTGCCATGGAACGTCTTGTGGATTTATTACATCAACATATGCAAAAACCTATAACGTCTAATGTCATAAATACACCAATTCATTTAAAG TTATTATGGAAGAGTATAATGGACAAAGTAAATATtggtaaaatttcatttattaaattccTTATTGAAATAagtattaatctttttccCTACATAATAGTAggtgtaatatttttaatctttcttatttGGAATGGAGGTATTGTAGTTGGAGATCATACTGCACATGTACCTGTGATTCATATatcacaattattttatttttctgtttttatattttctttcttatggCCCTACATGATTCcacattatttaaaattttttcaaaatattcagAATCACTGGATCTTATCGAGTCTCATTTTTGCACTTATAACAGTTATAGTCCATTGTAATACTCTTGTTCATCCATATGTATTAGCAGATAATAGgcattatacattttatatatggaACAAATTTATGGGCAAATATGTTATTTTCAGATATATCTTAATACCTGTATATTGTTTTACGATTTATAGTACACTGTATGGTATAAGTCATATAAGATTTGCAacacaaattaattttattttctgcaCAGTTATTGTTCTTATACcacaattattattagaaccacgatattttattatcccatatatcttttatcgtttaagTATGAGAAAACCCAAAACTTGGCAAATTGTAATGGAATCATTTACgaattcaattattaattttttacaattttttatatttgttaacaAAGTATTTTATTGGGAAGATCAAACTTATCCCCAAAGAATATCTTGGTga
- the LOC127064978 gene encoding galactosylgalactosylxylosylprotein 3-beta-glucuronosyltransferase P yields the protein MKPSMKMGVIALVGVCVVFYQYHLSTGIRFDQAIDFSAGGSLDDEVEPHQIKFPRFTTDMVMNAVRRVQDLNGLSPEVGTLLIKEIWYQLNKNVLENTENDSRILRPCSKLVTTNVACIPSLSSSSTKNEISLDPLYIITPTYRRPEQIPELTRMSHTLMLVKNIHWLVIEDAYVATKQVTRLLERTGLKFDHLTAPMPEKYKFRNGAKPRGVSNRNRGLQWIRANATKGVLYFADDDNTYDIALFDEIRKTKTVSMFPVGLCTKFGLSSPIIKNGTFAGFYDGWVAGRKFPVDMAGFAVNVKFLLQRPNATMPFRAGYEEDGFLKSLAPLEPRDVQLLADNCTRVLAWHTQTKKNEPSVPLNMKLYGSTNLVKLKEQIV from the exons ATGAAACCGTCCATGAAAATGGGAGTGATCGCCTTGGTAGGTGTTTGTGTGGTATTTTATCAATACCATTTGTCCACCGGAATTAGATTCGATCAGGCGATCGATTTTAGTGCCGGTGGATCTCTCGACGATGAAGTCGAACCTCATCAAATTAAGTTCCCAAGGTTTACCACAGATATG gTAATGAACGCGGTACGTCGAGTACAAGACTTGAATGGTCTCAGTCCAGAAGTTGGTACATTATTGATTAAAGAGATTTGGTATCAACTCAACAAAAATGTTCTTGAAAATACGGAAAATGATTCGCGAATTTTACGACCTTGTTCAAAACTTGTTACCACGAACGTCGCATGTATACCTTCCTTATCATCATCGTCCACGaagaatgaaatatctttGGATCCTCTCTACATTATAACACCGACTTATCGTAGACCAGAACAAATTCCAGAACTCACTAGGATGTCTCACACACTTATGTTAGTCAAAAATATTCACTGGCTCGTCATAGAGGATGCATATGTAGCCACGAAACAAGTAACGAGATTACTCGAACGTACAGGATTAAAATTCGATCATTTGACAG CTCCGATgccagaaaaatataaatttagaaaTGGTGCAAAGCCTCGCGGCGTTTCTAACAGAAATCGTGGCTTGCAATGGATAAGAGCAAACGCAACGAAAGGTGTACTTTATTTCGCTGATGATGATAACACCTATGACATAGCTTTGTTCGACGAG ATCCGTAAAACGAAAACTGTGTCAATGTTTCCGGTTGGTCTTTGCACCAAATTTGGTTTGAGTTCTCCGATTATAAAGAACGGCACGTTTGCTGGTTTCTACGATGGATGGGTCGCTGGTCGTAAGTTTCCAGTTGACATGGCAGGCTTTGCAGTGAACGTAAAATTCTTACTTCAAAGGCCAAACGCCACGATGCCGTTTAGAGCTGGTTACGAGGAAGATGGTTTCTTGAAGAGTCTTGCACCGTTGGAACCACGAGACGTACAATTATTGGCAGACAATTGTACGAGGGTACTCGCGTGGCATAcgcaaacgaaaaaaaatgaaccGAGTGTACCATTGAATATGAAACTCTATGGCTCGACGAATCTCGTTAAATTGAAGGAACAAATAGTATGA
- the LOC127064971 gene encoding methionine--tRNA ligase, mitochondrial isoform X2, protein MKSLGITRFLPIGLQVSGNRILQRHYTNGVLKNLYISTPIFYVNAAPHIGHLYSATLADCIARYRSMLGHSTFLSTGTDEHGNKVETAANVAKIPVSDYCTQISKQFKEMCDKFSVNYSAFIRTTEQCHFEAVHHFWNVLDARGYIYLGKYSGWYCTSDEAFLTDVELDEITDASGKTIKVSKESGHPVEWTEEDNYKFRLSTLQDELKYWIKRETTIRPAKYHKILSKWIEEDIDLHDLSVSRPTSRVPWSIPTPQNKNQSVYVWLEALVNYLTVLGYPNDTYKQFWPPSLQIIGKDILKFHGIYWPAFLIAAGLEPPETLLCHGHWTVDDRKMSKSKGNVISPFEAATNFTEEGLRYFILREAVPYSDANYSDNKILRTINAELADTLGNLISRCTGKIINPWGEVPNPIEFADVLKSDIAIQTIKITECLGDNAQSHYEDYNLHNVVDVTMAALRMVNQMIEHHKPWLLSKKIDNQDSLMELKAVISVALESVRISTLILYPIIPRLANNILDFLIIPNEKRTWYDTASQYQKKSLPNERNFDRNAMGR, encoded by the exons atGAAGTCATTAGGAATAACTCGATTTTTACCAATAGGATTACAAGTGTCAGGAAACAGAATTTTACAAAGGCATTACACAAATGGTGTacttaaaaatctttatattagTACGCcaatattttatgttaacGCAG CTCCACATATCGGACATTTGTATAGTGCAACATTAGCCGACTGTATAGCAAGGTACAGATCTATGTTAGGTCATTCCACGTTTCTAAGCACTGGTACAGATGAGCATGGTAATAAAGTAGAAACTGCTGCAAATGTAGCTAAGATTCCAGTATCAGATTATTGCACACAAATTTCAAAACAATTCAAGGAAATGTGTGATAAGTTTTCTGTGAATTATTCTGCATTTATTCGTACCACAGAACAATGCCATTTCGAAGCAGTGCATCATTTTTGG AATGTTTTGGATGCAAgaggatatatttatttaggaAAATATTCAGGATGGTATTGTACATCAGATGAAGCATTTCTTACAGATGTAGAATTAGATGAAATAACAGATGCATCTGGTAAAACAATTAAAGTCTCTAAAGAATCTGGTCATCCTGTAGAGTGGACAGAAGAAGACAATTACAAATTCAGATTAAGTACTCTTCAAGATGAATTGAAATATTGGATAAAAAGGG aaactACAATACGACCAgcaaaatatcataaaattttaagtAAATGGATAGAAGAAGATATAGACTTGCATGACTTAAGTGTATCAAGACCTACAAGTAGAGTTCCTTGGAGCATTCCAACGCCTCAAAACAAAAATCAATCTGTATATGTTTGGTTAGAAGCAttagtaaattatttaactGTATTGGGTTATCCAAATGATACATACAAGCAATTTTGGCCACCAAGTTTGCAG aTTATTggtaaagatatattaaaatttcatggCATATACTGGCCAGCATTTTTAATAGCTGCAGGACTTGAACCTCCTGAAACATTACTTTGTCATGGACATTGGACAGTTGACGATAGAAAAATGTCTAAATCAAAGGGTAATGTTATTTCACCTTTTGAAGCAGCTACTAATTTTACTGAAGAGGgtttaagatattttatctTAAGAGAAGCTGTGCCTTATAGCGATGCAA ATTATAGTGATAATAAAATCCTAAGAACAATAAATGCTGAACTTGCTGATACATTAGGTAATTTGATTAGTCGATGTAcaggaaaaattattaatccaTGGGGTGAAGTTCCTAATCCAATAGAGTTTGCTGATGTTTTAAAATCAGATATAGCTATACAAACTATAAAGATCACAGAATGTTTAGGTGATAATGCACAATCCCATTACGAAGATTATAACCTACATAATGTAGTAGATGTAACCATGGCTGCATTACGCATGGTAAATCAAATGATAGAACATCATAAGCCATGGTTATTAAgcaaaaaaatagataatcaAGATTCTCTTATGGAGCTCAAGGCTGTTATTTCTGTTGCCTTAGAAAGCGTAAGAATATCCACCTTGATATTGTATCCTATCATTCCAAGATTAGCTAATAATATTCTTGATTTTTTGATAATACCAAATGAGAAACGCACTTGGTATGACACAGCCTCtcaatatcaaaagaaaagtttacCAAACGAAAGGAATTTCGATCGGAATg CGATGGGacgttaa
- the LOC127064971 gene encoding methionine--tRNA ligase, mitochondrial isoform X1 — protein sequence MKSLGITRFLPIGLQVSGNRILQRHYTNGVLKNLYISTPIFYVNAAPHIGHLYSATLADCIARYRSMLGHSTFLSTGTDEHGNKVETAANVAKIPVSDYCTQISKQFKEMCDKFSVNYSAFIRTTEQCHFEAVHHFWNVLDARGYIYLGKYSGWYCTSDEAFLTDVELDEITDASGKTIKVSKESGHPVEWTEEDNYKFRLSTLQDELKYWIKRETTIRPAKYHKILSKWIEEDIDLHDLSVSRPTSRVPWSIPTPQNKNQSVYVWLEALVNYLTVLGYPNDTYKQFWPPSLQIIGKDILKFHGIYWPAFLIAAGLEPPETLLCHGHWTVDDRKMSKSKGNVISPFEAATNFTEEGLRYFILREAVPYSDANYSDNKILRTINAELADTLGNLISRCTGKIINPWGEVPNPIEFADVLKSDIAIQTIKITECLGDNAQSHYEDYNLHNVVDVTMAALRMVNQMIEHHKPWLLSKKIDNQDSLMELKAVISVALESVRISTLILYPIIPRLANNILDFLIIPNEKRTWYDTASQYQKKSLPNERNFDRNGMILFKRIKVS from the exons atGAAGTCATTAGGAATAACTCGATTTTTACCAATAGGATTACAAGTGTCAGGAAACAGAATTTTACAAAGGCATTACACAAATGGTGTacttaaaaatctttatattagTACGCcaatattttatgttaacGCAG CTCCACATATCGGACATTTGTATAGTGCAACATTAGCCGACTGTATAGCAAGGTACAGATCTATGTTAGGTCATTCCACGTTTCTAAGCACTGGTACAGATGAGCATGGTAATAAAGTAGAAACTGCTGCAAATGTAGCTAAGATTCCAGTATCAGATTATTGCACACAAATTTCAAAACAATTCAAGGAAATGTGTGATAAGTTTTCTGTGAATTATTCTGCATTTATTCGTACCACAGAACAATGCCATTTCGAAGCAGTGCATCATTTTTGG AATGTTTTGGATGCAAgaggatatatttatttaggaAAATATTCAGGATGGTATTGTACATCAGATGAAGCATTTCTTACAGATGTAGAATTAGATGAAATAACAGATGCATCTGGTAAAACAATTAAAGTCTCTAAAGAATCTGGTCATCCTGTAGAGTGGACAGAAGAAGACAATTACAAATTCAGATTAAGTACTCTTCAAGATGAATTGAAATATTGGATAAAAAGGG aaactACAATACGACCAgcaaaatatcataaaattttaagtAAATGGATAGAAGAAGATATAGACTTGCATGACTTAAGTGTATCAAGACCTACAAGTAGAGTTCCTTGGAGCATTCCAACGCCTCAAAACAAAAATCAATCTGTATATGTTTGGTTAGAAGCAttagtaaattatttaactGTATTGGGTTATCCAAATGATACATACAAGCAATTTTGGCCACCAAGTTTGCAG aTTATTggtaaagatatattaaaatttcatggCATATACTGGCCAGCATTTTTAATAGCTGCAGGACTTGAACCTCCTGAAACATTACTTTGTCATGGACATTGGACAGTTGACGATAGAAAAATGTCTAAATCAAAGGGTAATGTTATTTCACCTTTTGAAGCAGCTACTAATTTTACTGAAGAGGgtttaagatattttatctTAAGAGAAGCTGTGCCTTATAGCGATGCAA ATTATAGTGATAATAAAATCCTAAGAACAATAAATGCTGAACTTGCTGATACATTAGGTAATTTGATTAGTCGATGTAcaggaaaaattattaatccaTGGGGTGAAGTTCCTAATCCAATAGAGTTTGCTGATGTTTTAAAATCAGATATAGCTATACAAACTATAAAGATCACAGAATGTTTAGGTGATAATGCACAATCCCATTACGAAGATTATAACCTACATAATGTAGTAGATGTAACCATGGCTGCATTACGCATGGTAAATCAAATGATAGAACATCATAAGCCATGGTTATTAAgcaaaaaaatagataatcaAGATTCTCTTATGGAGCTCAAGGCTGTTATTTCTGTTGCCTTAGAAAGCGTAAGAATATCCACCTTGATATTGTATCCTATCATTCCAAGATTAGCTAATAATATTCTTGATTTTTTGATAATACCAAATGAGAAACGCACTTGGTATGACACAGCCTCtcaatatcaaaagaaaagtttacCAAACGAAAGGAATTTCGATCGGAATggtatgatattatttaaacgaataaaagtttCATAA
- the LOC127064971 gene encoding methionine--tRNA ligase, mitochondrial isoform X3 produces MLGHSTFLSTGTDEHGNKVETAANVAKIPVSDYCTQISKQFKEMCDKFSVNYSAFIRTTEQCHFEAVHHFWNVLDARGYIYLGKYSGWYCTSDEAFLTDVELDEITDASGKTIKVSKESGHPVEWTEEDNYKFRLSTLQDELKYWIKRETTIRPAKYHKILSKWIEEDIDLHDLSVSRPTSRVPWSIPTPQNKNQSVYVWLEALVNYLTVLGYPNDTYKQFWPPSLQIIGKDILKFHGIYWPAFLIAAGLEPPETLLCHGHWTVDDRKMSKSKGNVISPFEAATNFTEEGLRYFILREAVPYSDANYSDNKILRTINAELADTLGNLISRCTGKIINPWGEVPNPIEFADVLKSDIAIQTIKITECLGDNAQSHYEDYNLHNVVDVTMAALRMVNQMIEHHKPWLLSKKIDNQDSLMELKAVISVALESVRISTLILYPIIPRLANNILDFLIIPNEKRTWYDTASQYQKKSLPNERNFDRNGMILFKRIKVS; encoded by the exons ATGTTAGGTCATTCCACGTTTCTAAGCACTGGTACAGATGAGCATGGTAATAAAGTAGAAACTGCTGCAAATGTAGCTAAGATTCCAGTATCAGATTATTGCACACAAATTTCAAAACAATTCAAGGAAATGTGTGATAAGTTTTCTGTGAATTATTCTGCATTTATTCGTACCACAGAACAATGCCATTTCGAAGCAGTGCATCATTTTTGG AATGTTTTGGATGCAAgaggatatatttatttaggaAAATATTCAGGATGGTATTGTACATCAGATGAAGCATTTCTTACAGATGTAGAATTAGATGAAATAACAGATGCATCTGGTAAAACAATTAAAGTCTCTAAAGAATCTGGTCATCCTGTAGAGTGGACAGAAGAAGACAATTACAAATTCAGATTAAGTACTCTTCAAGATGAATTGAAATATTGGATAAAAAGGG aaactACAATACGACCAgcaaaatatcataaaattttaagtAAATGGATAGAAGAAGATATAGACTTGCATGACTTAAGTGTATCAAGACCTACAAGTAGAGTTCCTTGGAGCATTCCAACGCCTCAAAACAAAAATCAATCTGTATATGTTTGGTTAGAAGCAttagtaaattatttaactGTATTGGGTTATCCAAATGATACATACAAGCAATTTTGGCCACCAAGTTTGCAG aTTATTggtaaagatatattaaaatttcatggCATATACTGGCCAGCATTTTTAATAGCTGCAGGACTTGAACCTCCTGAAACATTACTTTGTCATGGACATTGGACAGTTGACGATAGAAAAATGTCTAAATCAAAGGGTAATGTTATTTCACCTTTTGAAGCAGCTACTAATTTTACTGAAGAGGgtttaagatattttatctTAAGAGAAGCTGTGCCTTATAGCGATGCAA ATTATAGTGATAATAAAATCCTAAGAACAATAAATGCTGAACTTGCTGATACATTAGGTAATTTGATTAGTCGATGTAcaggaaaaattattaatccaTGGGGTGAAGTTCCTAATCCAATAGAGTTTGCTGATGTTTTAAAATCAGATATAGCTATACAAACTATAAAGATCACAGAATGTTTAGGTGATAATGCACAATCCCATTACGAAGATTATAACCTACATAATGTAGTAGATGTAACCATGGCTGCATTACGCATGGTAAATCAAATGATAGAACATCATAAGCCATGGTTATTAAgcaaaaaaatagataatcaAGATTCTCTTATGGAGCTCAAGGCTGTTATTTCTGTTGCCTTAGAAAGCGTAAGAATATCCACCTTGATATTGTATCCTATCATTCCAAGATTAGCTAATAATATTCTTGATTTTTTGATAATACCAAATGAGAAACGCACTTGGTATGACACAGCCTCtcaatatcaaaagaaaagtttacCAAACGAAAGGAATTTCGATCGGAATggtatgatattatttaaacgaataaaagtttCATAA